In a single window of the Elaeis guineensis isolate ETL-2024a chromosome 6, EG11, whole genome shotgun sequence genome:
- the LOC105047352 gene encoding sugar transport protein 14 isoform X1, whose product MAFPFVLWTSLASDYSLFFRCQDLGTRRSESTMDFLFLLVISICSSPIAHFLPDRLISYLFELLALSRAKAKRPSMATLDRGGVTSMDDFLKHFFPSVYRRKQAHLHETDYCKYDNQILTLFTSSLYFAGLVSTFGASYVTRKYGRRISIMGGAVSFFLGGAVNAGAVNVLMLIIGRILLGVGIGFGNQAVPLYLSEIAPPKIRGAVNQLFQLTTCLGILVADIINYFTDKLHPWGWRLSLGLAMVPATLMFIGGIFLPETPNSLVEQGKLDKARNILEKVRGTHKVDAEFEDLKEASEAARAVKHPFRNLLKPKNRPQLIIGALGIPAFQQLSGMNSILFYAPVIFQSLGMGSGTSLYSSIITSSMLVLGALVSMSVVDRLGRRFLFIEAGIQMISSMVVVAVTLALKFGRGVTLPKDLAIILVVAICTFVVAYGWSWGPLGWLVPSEIFPLETRSAGQSMVVCVNLFFTAAIAQCFLAMLCHLRYGVFILFAGLIVIMSLFIILLLPETKQVPIEEMSRLWEKHWFWKSIVCPPDSGNDDQKQQETKAATVV is encoded by the exons ATGGCTTTTCCTTTTGTTCTGTGGACCTCGTTGGCATCAGACTATTCTCTTTTCTTTCGTTGTCAGGATCTGGGCACTCGTCGGTCCGAGTCAACTAtggattttctctttcttctagTCATCAGTATCTGCTCTTCCCCAATTGCCCACTTCCTCCCCGACCGCCTGATTTCTTACCTCTTTGAGCTGCTAGCGTTGTCGAGGGCAAAGGCGAAACGGCCGTCCATGGCTACGTTGGATAGAG GTGGAGTTACTTCCATGGATGATTTCTTAAAGCACTTCTTCCCCAGTGTGTACCGAAGGAAACAAGCACATCTACATGAAACTGACTACTGCAAATATGACAATCAAATTCTTACTCTCTTCACATCTTCCCTCTATTTTGCGGGCCTCGTCTCTACCTTTGGGGCCTCATATGTCACCAGGAAATatggaagaaggatcagcatcatgggtggtgcagtcagcttctTTCTTGGTGGTGCTGTCAATGCGGGAGCTGTTAATGTCCTAATGCTGATCATTGGCCGAATTCTCCTCGGAGTTGGCATTGGTTTTGGAAATCAG GCAGTACCCCTCTACCTCTCTGAGATAGCACCACCGAAGATCCGAGGAGCAGTTAACCAGTTGTTCCAACTGACTACTTGCTTGGGAATTTTGGTTGCTGACATTATCAACTACTTCACAGACAAGCTCCACCCATGGGGCTGGAGACTATCTCTTGGACTAGCCATGGTGCCTGCAACTCTTATGTTTATTGGAGGGATTTTTCTTCCTGAAACCCCGAACAGCCTCGTCGAACAAGGAAAGCTAGATAAAGCAAGAAATATTCTGGAGAAAGTGAGGGGTACTCATAAGGTGGATGCAGAATTTGAGGACCTCAAGGAGGCTAGTGAGGCAGCCCGAGCAGTCAAGCACCCATTCAGAAACCtcctcaagccaaagaaccgtcCACAGCTTATAATAGGAGCACTTGGAATCCCTGCATTCCAGCAGCTCTCTGGCATGAACTCCATTTTGTTCTATGCTCCTGTGATCTTCCAAAGCTTGGGTATGGGATCAGGGACTTCCCTGTACTCATCCATTATAACAAGCTCAATGCTTGTGCTTGGTGCACTTGTTTCAATGTCAGTTGTTGATAGATTGGGAAGGAGATTTCTGTTCATCGAAGCTGGTATTCAAATGATTAGCTCAATG GTGGTTGTTGCTGTTACTCTTGCACTAAAATTTGGTCGGGGGGTGACGCTCccaaaagatttggctatcatcctcGTGGTCGCGATCTGCACATTTGTCGTGGCTTATGGATGGTCCTGGGGGCCTCTTGGTTGGTTGGTCCCCAGTGAGATCTTCCCACTGGAGACAAGATCGGCAGGTCAAAGCATGGTGGTTTGTGTCAACCTCTTCTTCACAGCTGCAATCGCACAGTGCTTCCTTGCTATGCTATGCCATTTAAGATATGGAGTCTTCATCCTATTTGCTGGCTTGATTGTGATTATGTCCTTGTTCATCATCCTACTCCTGCCGGAGACAAAGCAAGTGCCCATTGAGGAGATGTCTCGTCTGTGGGAGAAGCATTGGTTTTGGAAGAGCATTGTGTGCCCACCTGATTCAGGGAATGACGATCAAAAGCAACAGGAAACCAAGGCGGCAACAGTCGTTTAG
- the LOC105047352 gene encoding sugar transport protein 14 isoform X2 yields the protein MAGGFVGGDVGKRAELYEGRITSYFILACIVGSLGGSLFGYDLGVSGGVTSMDDFLKHFFPSVYRRKQAHLHETDYCKYDNQILTLFTSSLYFAGLVSTFGASYVTRKYGRRISIMGGAVSFFLGGAVNAGAVNVLMLIIGRILLGVGIGFGNQAVPLYLSEIAPPKIRGAVNQLFQLTTCLGILVADIINYFTDKLHPWGWRLSLGLAMVPATLMFIGGIFLPETPNSLVEQGKLDKARNILEKVRGTHKVDAEFEDLKEASEAARAVKHPFRNLLKPKNRPQLIIGALGIPAFQQLSGMNSILFYAPVIFQSLGMGSGTSLYSSIITSSMLVLGALVSMSVVDRLGRRFLFIEAGIQMISSMVVVAVTLALKFGRGVTLPKDLAIILVVAICTFVVAYGWSWGPLGWLVPSEIFPLETRSAGQSMVVCVNLFFTAAIAQCFLAMLCHLRYGVFILFAGLIVIMSLFIILLLPETKQVPIEEMSRLWEKHWFWKSIVCPPDSGNDDQKQQETKAATVV from the exons ATGGCAGGAGGTTTTGTTGGTGGTGATGTAGGCAAGAGAGCAGAGCTCTATGAAGGAAGGATTACCAGTTATTTCATCTTAGCATGTATTGTTGGATCCCTTGGTGGATCCCTCTTCGGATATGATCTTGGTGTCTCTG GTGGAGTTACTTCCATGGATGATTTCTTAAAGCACTTCTTCCCCAGTGTGTACCGAAGGAAACAAGCACATCTACATGAAACTGACTACTGCAAATATGACAATCAAATTCTTACTCTCTTCACATCTTCCCTCTATTTTGCGGGCCTCGTCTCTACCTTTGGGGCCTCATATGTCACCAGGAAATatggaagaaggatcagcatcatgggtggtgcagtcagcttctTTCTTGGTGGTGCTGTCAATGCGGGAGCTGTTAATGTCCTAATGCTGATCATTGGCCGAATTCTCCTCGGAGTTGGCATTGGTTTTGGAAATCAG GCAGTACCCCTCTACCTCTCTGAGATAGCACCACCGAAGATCCGAGGAGCAGTTAACCAGTTGTTCCAACTGACTACTTGCTTGGGAATTTTGGTTGCTGACATTATCAACTACTTCACAGACAAGCTCCACCCATGGGGCTGGAGACTATCTCTTGGACTAGCCATGGTGCCTGCAACTCTTATGTTTATTGGAGGGATTTTTCTTCCTGAAACCCCGAACAGCCTCGTCGAACAAGGAAAGCTAGATAAAGCAAGAAATATTCTGGAGAAAGTGAGGGGTACTCATAAGGTGGATGCAGAATTTGAGGACCTCAAGGAGGCTAGTGAGGCAGCCCGAGCAGTCAAGCACCCATTCAGAAACCtcctcaagccaaagaaccgtcCACAGCTTATAATAGGAGCACTTGGAATCCCTGCATTCCAGCAGCTCTCTGGCATGAACTCCATTTTGTTCTATGCTCCTGTGATCTTCCAAAGCTTGGGTATGGGATCAGGGACTTCCCTGTACTCATCCATTATAACAAGCTCAATGCTTGTGCTTGGTGCACTTGTTTCAATGTCAGTTGTTGATAGATTGGGAAGGAGATTTCTGTTCATCGAAGCTGGTATTCAAATGATTAGCTCAATG GTGGTTGTTGCTGTTACTCTTGCACTAAAATTTGGTCGGGGGGTGACGCTCccaaaagatttggctatcatcctcGTGGTCGCGATCTGCACATTTGTCGTGGCTTATGGATGGTCCTGGGGGCCTCTTGGTTGGTTGGTCCCCAGTGAGATCTTCCCACTGGAGACAAGATCGGCAGGTCAAAGCATGGTGGTTTGTGTCAACCTCTTCTTCACAGCTGCAATCGCACAGTGCTTCCTTGCTATGCTATGCCATTTAAGATATGGAGTCTTCATCCTATTTGCTGGCTTGATTGTGATTATGTCCTTGTTCATCATCCTACTCCTGCCGGAGACAAAGCAAGTGCCCATTGAGGAGATGTCTCGTCTGTGGGAGAAGCATTGGTTTTGGAAGAGCATTGTGTGCCCACCTGATTCAGGGAATGACGATCAAAAGCAACAGGAAACCAAGGCGGCAACAGTCGTTTAG
- the LOC105047350 gene encoding sugar transport protein 14, which produces MAGGGFVGGDAGKRAEFYEGNITGYFILACIIGSLGGSLFGYDLGVSGGVTSMDDFLKEFFPSVYRRKQEHLNETDYCKYDDQLLTLFTSSLYFAGLISTFGASPVTRKYGRRASIVVGGASFFIGGAINAAAINVVMLIIGRILLGVGIGFGNQAVPLYLCEIAPFKIRGAVNQLFQLTTCLGILIADVINYFTERLHPWGWRLSLGLAMVPATLMVVGGLFLPETPNSLVEQGRLDEARNILEKVRGTKQVEAEFEDLVEASEAARAVKHPFKNLLKPKNRPQLVIGAIGIPAFQQLTGMNSILFYAPVIFQSLGFGSAASLYSSIITSAMLLIGALVSMAVVDRFGRRLLFIEGGIQMIISMVIVAVTLALTFGHGEMLPKNVAVLLVIAICAFVGAYGWSWGPLSWLVPSEIFPLETRSAGQSVVVCVNLFFTAAVAQCFLLSLCHLRYGVFILFACLMVIMTFFIIFLLPETKQVPIEEMSQLWEKHWYWKKIVGGHDLDREVDTQHRHSF; this is translated from the exons ATGGCAGGGGGTGGCTTTGTTGGTGGCGACGCAGGAAAGAGAGCAGAATTTTATGAGGGGAACATCACGGGTTATTTCATCCTGGCTTGCATCATTGGATCGCTTGGAGGATCCCTTTTTGGATATGATCTTGGTGTCTCTG GTGGAGTAACTTCCATGGATGATTTCTTAAAGGAATTCTTCCCAAGTGTATACAGAAGGAAGCAGGAACACCTAAATGAAACTGACTACTGCAAATATGATGACCAGCTGCTTACTCTCTTCACATCCTCCCTATATTTTGCTGGCCTCATCTCCACCTTTGGAGCCTCACCTGTGACCAGAAAATATGGGAGAAGGGCCAGCATCGTGGTTGGTGGAGCCAGCTTCTTCATTGGTGGAGCCATCAATGCAGCAGCCATTAATGTTGTCATGCTGATCATTGGCAGGATTCTTCTTGGAGTTGGCATTGGATTCGGAAATCAG GCAGTTCCACTCTATCTTTGTGAGATAGCACCATTTAAAATCCGAGGGGCAGTCAACCAACTATTTCAGCTAACAACCTGCTTGGGGATTTTGATTGCCGATGTTATCAACTACTTCACAGAGCGGCTCCACCCATGGGGATGGAGATTATCTCTTGGTTTGGCAATGGTGCCTGCGACTCTAATGGTCGTTGGTGGTCTTTTCCTTCCTGAGACTCCAAACAGCCTTGTGGAACAAGGTAGGCTGGATGAAGCAAGGAATATCTTAGAGAAAGTAAGGGGTACCAAGCAGGTGGAGGCAGAATTTGAGGACCTGGTGGAGGCAAGTGAAGCTGCAAGAGCGGTGAAACACCCTTTCAAGAACCTCTTGAAACCCAAGAACCGTCCACAGCTTGTGATTGGAGCGATTGGGATCCCCGCATTCCAGCAACTCACTGGCATGAATTCCATACTGTTCTATGCACCTGTAATCTTCCAGAGTTTGGGTTTTGGGTCTGCAGCTTCCCTGTACTCATCTATTATAACCAGCGCAATGCTACTGATTGGTGCACTTGTCTCAATGGCAGTGGTTGATAGGTTTGGAAGGAGGTTACTATTCATAGAAGGTGGCATTCAGATGATTATTTCTATG GTGATTGTCGCTGTCACTCTTGCACTGACATTTGGTCATGGGGAGATGCTTCCCAAGAACGTAGCTGTCCTTCTGGTGATTGCAATATGTGCATTTGTAGGGGCATATGGCTGGTCATGGGGGCCTCTTTCCTGGTTAGTTCCGAGTGAGATCTTCCCCCTTGAGACGAGATCAGCAGGACAAAGCGTGGTGGTTTGTGTCAACCTCTTCTTCACCGCAGCAGTAGCGCAATGCTTCCTTCTTTCATTGTGCCACCTCCGATATGGAGTCTTCATCCTTTTTGCCTGCCTTATGGTCATTATGACCTTTTTTATcatctttcttctgcctgagacaAAGCAAGTGCCAATTGAGGAGATGTCTCAACTGTGGGAGAAGCACTGGTACTGGAAGAAGATTGTAGGCGGTCATGATTTAGATAGGGAAGTCGATACACAGCATCGACACTCATTCTAA
- the LOC105047352 gene encoding sugar transport protein 14 isoform X3 yields MDDFLKHFFPSVYRRKQAHLHETDYCKYDNQILTLFTSSLYFAGLVSTFGASYVTRKYGRRISIMGGAVSFFLGGAVNAGAVNVLMLIIGRILLGVGIGFGNQAVPLYLSEIAPPKIRGAVNQLFQLTTCLGILVADIINYFTDKLHPWGWRLSLGLAMVPATLMFIGGIFLPETPNSLVEQGKLDKARNILEKVRGTHKVDAEFEDLKEASEAARAVKHPFRNLLKPKNRPQLIIGALGIPAFQQLSGMNSILFYAPVIFQSLGMGSGTSLYSSIITSSMLVLGALVSMSVVDRLGRRFLFIEAGIQMISSMVVVAVTLALKFGRGVTLPKDLAIILVVAICTFVVAYGWSWGPLGWLVPSEIFPLETRSAGQSMVVCVNLFFTAAIAQCFLAMLCHLRYGVFILFAGLIVIMSLFIILLLPETKQVPIEEMSRLWEKHWFWKSIVCPPDSGNDDQKQQETKAATVV; encoded by the exons ATGGATGATTTCTTAAAGCACTTCTTCCCCAGTGTGTACCGAAGGAAACAAGCACATCTACATGAAACTGACTACTGCAAATATGACAATCAAATTCTTACTCTCTTCACATCTTCCCTCTATTTTGCGGGCCTCGTCTCTACCTTTGGGGCCTCATATGTCACCAGGAAATatggaagaaggatcagcatcatgggtggtgcagtcagcttctTTCTTGGTGGTGCTGTCAATGCGGGAGCTGTTAATGTCCTAATGCTGATCATTGGCCGAATTCTCCTCGGAGTTGGCATTGGTTTTGGAAATCAG GCAGTACCCCTCTACCTCTCTGAGATAGCACCACCGAAGATCCGAGGAGCAGTTAACCAGTTGTTCCAACTGACTACTTGCTTGGGAATTTTGGTTGCTGACATTATCAACTACTTCACAGACAAGCTCCACCCATGGGGCTGGAGACTATCTCTTGGACTAGCCATGGTGCCTGCAACTCTTATGTTTATTGGAGGGATTTTTCTTCCTGAAACCCCGAACAGCCTCGTCGAACAAGGAAAGCTAGATAAAGCAAGAAATATTCTGGAGAAAGTGAGGGGTACTCATAAGGTGGATGCAGAATTTGAGGACCTCAAGGAGGCTAGTGAGGCAGCCCGAGCAGTCAAGCACCCATTCAGAAACCtcctcaagccaaagaaccgtcCACAGCTTATAATAGGAGCACTTGGAATCCCTGCATTCCAGCAGCTCTCTGGCATGAACTCCATTTTGTTCTATGCTCCTGTGATCTTCCAAAGCTTGGGTATGGGATCAGGGACTTCCCTGTACTCATCCATTATAACAAGCTCAATGCTTGTGCTTGGTGCACTTGTTTCAATGTCAGTTGTTGATAGATTGGGAAGGAGATTTCTGTTCATCGAAGCTGGTATTCAAATGATTAGCTCAATG GTGGTTGTTGCTGTTACTCTTGCACTAAAATTTGGTCGGGGGGTGACGCTCccaaaagatttggctatcatcctcGTGGTCGCGATCTGCACATTTGTCGTGGCTTATGGATGGTCCTGGGGGCCTCTTGGTTGGTTGGTCCCCAGTGAGATCTTCCCACTGGAGACAAGATCGGCAGGTCAAAGCATGGTGGTTTGTGTCAACCTCTTCTTCACAGCTGCAATCGCACAGTGCTTCCTTGCTATGCTATGCCATTTAAGATATGGAGTCTTCATCCTATTTGCTGGCTTGATTGTGATTATGTCCTTGTTCATCATCCTACTCCTGCCGGAGACAAAGCAAGTGCCCATTGAGGAGATGTCTCGTCTGTGGGAGAAGCATTGGTTTTGGAAGAGCATTGTGTGCCCACCTGATTCAGGGAATGACGATCAAAAGCAACAGGAAACCAAGGCGGCAACAGTCGTTTAG